The Pedobacter mucosus genome window below encodes:
- a CDS encoding DUF4450 domain-containing protein: protein MSFLKSLVFILSLSSSVNLLYAQALYPPILPSENWHNEERELRYHPEGRDFVITNGNRRFTRALYGTHSAFRVEAGDLPEFALYMPGMGGNLKFGLIDAKGSKWLIKSENITARYRAGSMLYNITDPMLGNGYLEMSILALSKSEGLILKANFKNVGNNIKLFWAFGGATGKNFSRNGDMGPDPESVFYNHPENCKGNIYQIKKNSFTLAYGKDKTLIGSFPSDQLKISDAKKQNSPVEMDQSIGDEFPTITGKLNVVNDKDFYFFIQNPKDEQSPASWSVVDQFNQAEVARKTIANRIIVNTPDPYINTIGGTLAIASDAIWEDPSYLHGAIGWRSRLNGWRGAYTADPLGWHDRARMHFNAYAKSQIIEPLNGPVVADTLLNLARSKEELGTAMFSSGYIGREPNGKTNKPHHYDMNLVFIDQLLWHLNWTGDLKYAKEMWPLLTRHLAWEKRVYDPDNDGLYDAYAVIWASDALQYSGGSVTHSSAYNYRSNAIAAKIARLINEDPNPYQLEADKILKAINAQLWMPEKGWFAEYRDAMGLKLLHPSAALWTIYHAIDSDVPDPFQAWQSLRYTDTELPHIAIRAKGLVDKGYYTVATTNWMPYEWSLNNVVLAESTHTALANWQSGRSEEAFKLWKSEMLASMYLGGSPGNFVQISHYDTNRGEAYRDFGDPIGINSRALVEGLFGIVPDALNKRLNIRPGLPANWDHASITIPDLDYSFERVGDQDTYTLLSRFDIPLNLAMKFRVRKNGIKSILVNGLPVKWKNNNPAIGYPEIEIESPAAKKYVVKIIWQGQTFAQPKIQTSYFKGENIEANFVNSSIIKTFDPQNTLSKISIVGGVLKANLVGAIGNRTVFVQVKHGQFTYWFPLCFELKSNEPIAVPLDMYSDKWKGQNFEKQNLTTYFNDKVDQIFKNKYLSPRPKTTTLQLPVQGIGDWPHPNLKPEINDTGLRNLARTKNEISLPSGIIFNTAGEKNDKNILFTSRWDNYPSSADITLTGKASAIFFLLAGSTNPMQSRMDNGLITVFYTDGTNEKLPLKNPENWWPIEKNLLIDGAAFDTKAPKPVRIHLKTGIIEDKNNSQWNGKEIDGGVATAIGLALNANKTLLKVNLSTLCNDVVIGVMGITLQR, encoded by the coding sequence ATGAGTTTTCTAAAATCCTTAGTATTTATACTTTCTTTATCTTCATCAGTCAATTTATTATATGCTCAAGCGCTATATCCGCCAATTTTACCTAGCGAAAATTGGCATAATGAGGAGCGAGAACTGCGTTATCATCCTGAAGGGAGAGATTTTGTAATCACGAATGGAAATCGTCGTTTCACAAGGGCGCTATATGGAACGCACTCTGCTTTTAGGGTAGAAGCGGGCGATCTTCCAGAATTTGCCCTTTACATGCCAGGAATGGGTGGAAATTTGAAATTTGGATTGATCGATGCAAAGGGTAGCAAATGGCTTATCAAATCGGAGAACATAACAGCCAGATATAGAGCCGGTTCAATGCTTTACAACATCACTGATCCGATGCTTGGCAATGGATATTTAGAAATGAGCATTCTTGCTTTAAGTAAAAGTGAAGGGCTAATATTGAAAGCTAATTTTAAAAATGTTGGTAACAATATAAAACTGTTTTGGGCTTTTGGAGGTGCAACCGGCAAAAATTTTAGTAGGAATGGAGATATGGGTCCAGATCCGGAATCTGTTTTTTATAACCATCCTGAGAATTGTAAAGGAAATATCTATCAAATAAAAAAGAATTCGTTTACGCTTGCTTACGGTAAAGACAAAACCTTAATTGGGTCTTTTCCATCTGATCAACTTAAGATAAGCGATGCGAAAAAACAAAATTCTCCCGTTGAAATGGATCAGTCTATTGGTGACGAATTTCCTACGATAACAGGGAAGTTAAATGTCGTAAATGACAAAGATTTTTATTTTTTTATTCAAAATCCTAAAGACGAGCAGTCCCCAGCTTCATGGTCTGTAGTAGACCAATTTAATCAAGCAGAAGTTGCTCGAAAAACTATCGCTAATAGAATCATCGTTAATACGCCTGACCCATATATCAACACAATTGGAGGTACACTTGCCATTGCTTCAGATGCTATATGGGAAGATCCATCGTATTTGCATGGCGCAATAGGTTGGCGCAGTCGACTAAATGGTTGGAGAGGTGCTTACACCGCAGATCCTTTAGGTTGGCATGATCGGGCCAGAATGCATTTCAACGCCTATGCTAAATCTCAAATTATCGAGCCCTTAAATGGCCCCGTGGTAGCAGATACTTTGTTAAATTTAGCCCGGTCTAAAGAAGAGTTGGGTACCGCAATGTTCAGCTCCGGATACATCGGTAGAGAACCAAATGGGAAAACCAATAAGCCGCATCATTATGATATGAATCTTGTCTTCATCGATCAGCTGCTATGGCATTTAAACTGGACTGGAGATTTAAAATATGCTAAAGAAATGTGGCCTTTGCTTACCCGACATTTAGCCTGGGAAAAAAGGGTTTATGATCCAGATAATGATGGTCTATATGATGCCTATGCTGTTATTTGGGCAAGTGATGCCTTGCAATATAGCGGTGGCAGTGTAACACATTCCTCTGCTTATAATTACCGATCAAATGCAATAGCAGCAAAAATTGCTCGACTAATAAATGAAGATCCAAATCCGTATCAGCTTGAAGCAGATAAGATTTTGAAAGCAATCAATGCACAACTTTGGATGCCTGAAAAAGGTTGGTTTGCAGAATATAGAGATGCCATGGGGCTTAAGCTTTTGCACCCATCAGCGGCACTTTGGACCATTTATCATGCCATTGATTCTGATGTTCCAGATCCTTTTCAAGCTTGGCAATCGTTGCGTTATACAGATACAGAGCTTCCGCATATTGCAATTCGTGCAAAAGGACTTGTAGATAAAGGTTATTATACCGTTGCAACTACAAACTGGATGCCTTACGAATGGTCGCTTAATAATGTTGTTTTAGCTGAATCTACACATACGGCTTTAGCAAATTGGCAAAGTGGGCGTAGTGAAGAAGCCTTTAAGTTATGGAAAAGCGAAATGCTTGCCAGCATGTACTTAGGTGGAAGTCCGGGTAACTTTGTTCAAATTTCCCATTATGATACCAACAGGGGAGAAGCTTACAGAGATTTTGGCGATCCTATCGGAATAAATTCTAGAGCATTAGTGGAAGGGCTTTTTGGGATAGTGCCAGATGCATTAAATAAGAGACTTAATATTCGCCCAGGATTGCCAGCAAACTGGGATCATGCCTCCATAACCATTCCTGATCTTGATTATTCTTTTGAAAGAGTTGGTGACCAAGATACTTACACTCTGCTATCTAGGTTTGATATTCCGTTGAATCTAGCGATGAAATTTAGGGTTAGAAAAAATGGTATAAAATCAATATTGGTTAACGGCTTACCAGTAAAATGGAAAAACAATAACCCCGCAATTGGTTATCCTGAGATAGAAATTGAAAGTCCGGCTGCTAAAAAGTATGTAGTGAAGATAATTTGGCAAGGACAAACATTTGCTCAACCTAAAATCCAAACTTCTTATTTTAAAGGAGAAAACATAGAAGCAAACTTCGTAAACTCAAGTATAATTAAAACATTTGATCCTCAAAATACGCTATCTAAAATTTCTATTGTTGGCGGTGTGCTCAAAGCTAATTTAGTTGGAGCAATTGGCAATAGAACCGTTTTTGTTCAAGTAAAACACGGCCAATTTACTTATTGGTTTCCACTATGTTTTGAATTAAAATCAAATGAGCCTATCGCTGTTCCTCTTGATATGTATAGTGATAAATGGAAAGGCCAAAATTTTGAAAAGCAAAATTTAACAACCTATTTTAACGACAAGGTCGACCAGATTTTCAAAAACAAATATCTTTCTCCACGACCAAAAACAACAACATTACAATTGCCAGTACAAGGAATTGGCGATTGGCCGCATCCAAACCTTAAGCCTGAAATAAATGATACAGGTTTAAGAAATTTAGCAAGAACTAAAAACGAAATTTCTCTTCCTTCAGGAATAATTTTTAATACGGCTGGAGAAAAGAATGATAAAAACATTTTGTTCACTTCCAGATGGGATAATTATCCTTCATCTGCAGATATTACATTGACTGGAAAAGCCAGTGCTATTTTCTTCTTGCTCGCTGGTTCTACAAATCCAATGCAAAGCAGAATGGATAATGGTTTAATAACGGTTTTTTATACTGACGGTACAAATGAAAAGCTGCCTTTGAAAAATCCAGAAAATTGGTGGCCAATTGAAAAGAATCTTCTTATTGATGGGGCTGCTTTTGATACGAAAGCGCCTAAACCTGTACGGATTCACCTCAAAACAGGAATAATTGAAGATAAAAATAACAGTCAGTGGAACGGAAAAGAGATAGATGGTGGTGTGGCTACGGCAATAGGTTTGGCACTAAATGCAAATAAAACACTATTAAAAGTAAATCTTTCTACCTTGTGTAATGATGTAGTTATTGGCGTAATGGGAATCACTTTGCAAAGATAG
- a CDS encoding glycoside hydrolase family 28 protein — protein sequence MKCTNLLMLIALSFLSFIVKAQPKTPLWVDKVGAKSLIFKANIYKANDYGALGDGKTNNTIAIQKAIDDCAKKGGGTVTFASGKYLIGSIFVKTGVNLKIDKDVEILGSQNITDYPEVDTRVAGIEMKWPAALINIINQERASISGAGLINAQGKPFWEMYWNMRKDYDAKGLRWIVDYDAKRPRTILIESSKDIMLKDLTIQQAGFWTVQVLYSTYITVDKITIRNNVDGHGPSTDGIDIDSSSWILVQNCDIDCNDDNFCLKAGRDWDGLRVNRPTEYVVIRNSIARKGAGLLTLGSETSGSIRHVWATNLVGYGTGNAINIKSARTRGGTVEDVYFGNITMNSGGNVIQINPNWNPTYSYSTLPAGYNPDSIPPHWKKLLARVEPEAKGIPKFQNITIYNIKATGVKKGINAMGTDKTILKDFKISNMDVEAITAGNIEYGLNWSFDKVVIKAEDKSTLKISNSTNVKF from the coding sequence ATGAAATGCACCAACCTATTAATGCTAATTGCGTTAAGTTTCTTAAGTTTTATTGTAAAGGCACAACCAAAAACACCTTTGTGGGTTGACAAAGTTGGTGCTAAGTCGCTCATTTTTAAGGCAAATATTTATAAAGCGAACGATTACGGCGCTTTAGGTGATGGTAAAACAAATAATACTATTGCCATTCAAAAGGCTATTGATGATTGTGCTAAAAAAGGTGGTGGAACAGTAACTTTTGCAAGTGGAAAATACTTGATAGGATCTATATTCGTAAAAACTGGTGTTAATCTTAAAATAGATAAAGACGTTGAAATTTTAGGTAGTCAAAATATTACTGATTATCCAGAAGTTGATACAAGGGTAGCTGGTATTGAGATGAAATGGCCAGCAGCGCTGATCAATATTATTAACCAGGAGCGAGCCAGTATTTCTGGTGCTGGTTTAATAAATGCCCAAGGAAAACCATTTTGGGAGATGTATTGGAACATGCGAAAGGATTATGATGCAAAAGGTTTAAGGTGGATTGTAGATTATGATGCAAAACGCCCACGTACGATACTGATAGAATCTTCAAAAGACATAATGCTTAAAGACTTAACGATCCAGCAAGCAGGCTTCTGGACAGTTCAGGTATTATACTCCACCTATATAACAGTAGATAAAATTACCATACGAAATAACGTTGACGGCCACGGACCAAGTACTGATGGGATTGATATTGATTCGTCTTCATGGATTTTGGTTCAAAACTGTGATATAGACTGCAATGATGATAACTTTTGTTTAAAAGCAGGCAGAGATTGGGACGGATTAAGGGTAAATCGTCCAACAGAATATGTAGTAATTAGAAATAGCATTGCAAGAAAAGGAGCGGGATTACTTACGCTTGGGAGTGAAACATCAGGAAGTATTCGCCATGTATGGGCAACTAACTTAGTAGGATATGGCACAGGAAACGCAATAAATATTAAATCTGCAAGAACGAGGGGTGGAACTGTGGAAGATGTTTATTTTGGCAACATTACTATGAATAGCGGTGGAAATGTAATTCAAATCAATCCAAATTGGAATCCTACGTATAGTTATTCAACCCTTCCTGCAGGTTATAACCCTGATTCGATACCTCCACATTGGAAAAAATTATTGGCTCGAGTAGAACCAGAAGCTAAAGGTATTCCTAAATTTCAAAATATTACGATCTATAATATAAAGGCAACTGGCGTAAAAAAAGGGATCAACGCAATGGGTACCGATAAAACCATTTTAAAAGATTTTAAAATTAGCAATATGGATGTAGAGGCTATAACAGCAGGCAATATAGAATACGGATTAAACTGGAGTTTCGATAAAGTTGTTATAAAAGCTGAAGATAAATCGACCTTAAAAATTAGCAATTCCACTAATGTCAAATTCTAA